The region GGCATCATCGGTATCAAGGTCTGGATCTTCAAAGGCGAGATCCTGGCACATGATCCGACTGCGCAAGACCGTTTGATGATGGAAGCTCAGACTTCCGGCGTGCGCCCCGCTCGTTGATGGCGCCGCGCTGATTGGAAGATAGAGACAGACAATGTTGCAACCGAAGAAATCCAAATACCGCAAGGCTTTCAAGGGCCGGATCAAGGGCGACGCAAAGGGTGGCACTACGCTGAACTTCGGCTCTTATGGTCTCAAGGCACTTGAGCCAGAGCGTATCACTGCACGCCAGATCGAAGCTGCGCGTCGTGCGATTACCCGTGCGATGAAGCGTCAGGGCCGTCTCTGGATCCGTGTATTCCCGGACGTGCCGGTTTCGAAGAAGCCTGCCGAGGTCCGTCAGGGTAAAGGTAAGGGTTCAGTTGAATACTGGGCTGCGCGCGTAAAGCCGGGCCGCATCCTGTTCGAACTCGACGGTGTACCTGGCCCGCTGGCTGCGCTCGCATTTGAACGCGCTGCGATGAAACTGCCGATCAAAACCAAGGTTGTTGCCCGTCTGGGTGATACCTCTCACCTGGGAGGCGACAAATGAGCAAGGTAGAAGATCTGCGCACTAAGACTGATGATCAGCTTTCCGCTGAACTGACCGAGCTGAAGCGCGAACAGTTTAACCTGCGTTTTCAGGCTGCCACCAACCAACTCGAGCGTCCTGCTCGGGTTCGGGAAGTGCGCCGTTCGATCGCTCAGATCAAAACGCTGCAAAACGAGCGCGCAGCTGCGGCTGTGAAGGCTTAAGGAGTAGACCATGCCGAAACGTATCCTGATCGGATCTGTCACCTCCGACAAGACCGACAAAACCGTGACCGTACTGGTCGAACGCAAGGTGAAGCACCCGCTTTACGGGAAGATCATCCGTCGTTCGAAGAAGTATCACGCTCACGACGAAAACAACGAATACGCGATTGGTGACGTGGTCCGCATTGAAGAGACCAAGCCGATTTCGAAAACCAAGACCTGGACCGTGAAGGATCGGGTTGTGGCTGGTGGAACTCAGGCAGTGGAAGCTGACCTCGAAGTCGAAGCCGCCGGTAACTGAGTTAGACGAAGGAACTGTTGAGCCCCGGTTGGTATCGGGCGTCCCAACAAGCCAAGAGAAGGAACCGGATCAATGATCCAGATGCAGTCCAATCTCGACGTCGCAGACAATAGCGGCGCAAAGCGCGTCCAGTGCATTAAAGTACTGGGTGGCTCAAAGCGTCGCACTGCGAGTGTCGGAGACGTGATCGTGGTTTCCGTTAAGGAAGCCCAACCACGTGCCAAAGTTAAGAAGGGCGACGTGCACCGCGCAGTGATCGTGCGAACAAAGAAGGAAGTGCGCCGCAAAGACGGCAGCGTGATCCGCTTTGACAGCAACGCTGCAGTGCTCGTGAACAAGAGCGAAGAGCCAATCGGCACCCGTATCTTTGGCCCAGTTGTTCGTGAACTGCGTGGCCGCGGCTTCATGAAGATCATCTCGCTTGCGCCGGAGGTGCTGTGATGGGTGCTGCAAAGATCAAGAAGGGTGACAGCGTTGTCGTTCTGTCTGGCAAGGACAAGGGTAAGACCGGTACGGTCACTCAAGTCATGCCAAAGGAAGGCAAAGTCGTGGTTGAAGGCATGAATGTCGCAACCCGTCACCGCAAACCGAGCCAGGCCAACCCGCAAGGTGGCATTGAGCGCCGTGAGGCTCCGATGCACATCAGCAAGGTTGCCGTGGCTGATCCGAAGGATGGCAAGCCCACCCGCGTCCGCTTCGATGTGAAGAAGGACGGTTCCAAAGTGCGCGTTGCCGTAAAGAGTGGGGAGACCATCGATGGCTGATTACACTCCTCGTCTAAAGCAGAAGTTCGAAGACCAGATCGTCAAGGCGATGACCGAGAAGTTCGGTTACAGGAATCGTCTTGAAGTTCCGAAGCTTGAGAAAGTCACACTCAACATGGGTGTGGGCGAAGCAAGCCAGGACAAGAAGAAGGTAACGATCGCTGCTGAGGAAATGGCGCTGATCGCCGGCCAGAAGCCGGTCATCACTAAAGCCAAGAAGTCGATCGCTCAGTTCAAGCTGCGCGAAGGCATGCCGATCGGTTGCAAGGTAACCCTGCGCCGTGACCGTATGTACGAATTCATGGATCGTCTGGTGACTGTTGCAATGCCTCGCATTCGTGACTTTCGTGGTCTGAACCCGAAGTCATTCGATGGCCGTGGCAACTATGCAATGGGCCTCAAGGAACAGATCGTGTTCCCTGAGATCAGCTATGATCAAATCGAAAAGGTGCGTGGCATGGATATCATCGTCACCACTACCGCAAAAACCGATGACGAAGCACGTGAATTGCTGAAGCTGTTTGGCTTCCCTTTCCCCGCCGAAGCATCAGATGAAGATAAGGAAGCGGCGTAAGCCGCTTAGGAGAGCTTAAGTCCAATGGCGAAACTGAGTTCCATCAACAAGAACGAGAAGCGCAAGAAGCTCGTTCAGAAGTACGCAAACAAGTACGCCAAGCTTAAGGCGATTGCTGCGGACGAGTCTCTCGATGAGAGCGAACGTCTGATTGCACGTCTGAAGATGGCGGAAATCCCGCGCAATGCGAACCCGACCCGGGTCCGCAACCGCTGCGCCACCACCGGCCGCCCACGCGGCTATTACCGTAAGTTCGGCATCAACCGTATCGAACTGCGTCAACTCGGCAACCGGGGCATGATCCCTGGTCTGACCAAGTCGAGCTGGTGAGGAATTAGACAATGGCAATGACCGATCCATTGGGTGATATGCTCACCCGTATCCGCAACGGCCAGCAGGCGAAGAAGGACTCTGTCCTGTCACCTGCGTCAAAGCTGCGTGCGAATGTGCTCGAAGTGCTTCAGCGTGAAGGCTACATCCGTGGCTACAGCGAAGACGCATCTGGCAAACACCCTGCGCTGCGGATCGAACTGAAATATTTCGAGGGTGAACCGGCTATCAAGCATGTCGCTCGTGTCTCCAAGCCTGGCCGCCGCGTTTATTCGGGTTCGAAAGAGCTTCCGACTGTGCGCAACGGCCTTGGTATCACCATCGTTTCGACCCCTCGCGGAGTGCTTTCGGACAGCGAAGCTCGCAACGAGAACGTCGGTGGCGAAGTGCTGGCGGAGGTGTTCTAATGAGCCGTATTGGTAAGAAAGCGGTTGCGATCCCTAGCGGCGTAACGGCTACCATCGAAAACGGTACGATGACCGTGAAGGGCCCGAAAGGCACCCTTTCCATGGGTCTCAGTGACCTGATCGACTACAAGGTCGAAGGTGAAGAGATCCAGGTCAACCCGGCCAACGACACCAAGCAGGCGCGCTCTTTCTGGGGCATGCATCGCACGCTGGTATCGAACCTGGTTGAAGGTGTGACCGACGGTTTCACCAAGACACTTGAAATTTCAGGTGTCGGTTATCGTGCTCAGGCGCAGGGCAACAAGCTCAAGCTGCAGCTCGGTTTCAGCCACGATGTCGACATCGACGTGCCAGAAGGCATCGACGTGAAGACACCTGATCAGACAACTGTGATTGTAAGCGGAATGGACAAGCAGGCCGTTGGCCAGCTCGCCGCTGAAATCCGCCGCTGGCGCAAGCCCGAGCCTTACAAGGGCAAGGGTATCAAGTACCAGGGCGAGTATGTCTTCCGTAAGGAAGGGAAGAAGAAGTAAGATGGCAAAGCTTTCTCTCTTTGAACGCCGCCGCCGCCGCGTGCGCACCGCGCTTCGCAGCCGTGCTGGTGGTAAGCCGCGCCTGTCCGTGCACCGCACCGGCAAGCATATCTACGCGCAGATCATCGATGATGCAGACGGCAAGACGCTTGCTGCCGCTTCGACGCTCGGTGCGAAGGCTTCAGGTGCCAATGTCGATGCCGCCACAAAGGTTGGCAAGGACATTGCAGCTGCTGCCAAGAAGGCTGGCGTAACGACTGTCGTGTTCGATCGCGGCGGTTTCCTTTTCCACGGCCGCGTGAAAGCGTTGGCTGATGCCGCTCGCGAAGGCGGGCTGGAGTTCTGATGATGGCTGACGAAAAGAAAACACCAGAAGCCGAATCTGAAGCACCGAAGGTTGAAGAAACCGCGGCTGCTGAAGAAACCAAGGTAGAAGCAGCGACGGAAGAAGCTGCTCCTGCTGAAGAAGCGGCTCCTGCTGAAGAAGCGGCTCCTGTTGCTGATGACCAGCGTCAAGGGCGCGGTCGCGGTCGTGGCGGCAACCGTGATGGCGGAAATCGTGGCCGTGGCGGCCGTGACAACCGTCGTGGTGGACGCCGCGAAGAAGAAGATGACGGCATCATTGAGAAGCTGGTTCACATCAACCGCGTGTCGAAAACAGTGAAGGGCGGTAAGCGCTTCGGTTTCGCAGCATTGGTTGTTGTGGGTGACGGATCGGGCCGCGTCGGCTTCGGCCACGGCAAGGCTCGCGAAGTTCCAGAGGCAATTTCGAAAGCTTCGGCTGCTGCGCGCAAGAAGATGGTTCGCGTTCCTTTGAAAGAAGGCCGCACGCTGCACCACGACGGCAAGGGCCGTTTCGGTGCCGGCAAGGTAACCGTTCGTACGGCGCCTCCGGGTACTGGCATCATCGCCGGTGGTCCGATGCGTGCTGTGTTCGAAAGCCTGGGCGTTGCAGACGTTGTGACCAAATCCGTCGGTACGTCGAACCCGTACAACATGATTCGCGCTACATTCGATGCGCTGACCAACCAGTCTTCGCCGAAGTCTGTGGCTCAGCGTCGTGGCAAGAAGGTTGCAGACCTGCTTGGCCGTGGTGGCGCTACCGAAGCGGAAGCAGAAGCTGACGCTGCTGCAGTTGTGGAGTAAGGTCAATGGCTGCCAAGAAAACCGTAAAAATCAAGCAGATCGGTTCGCCGATCCGTCGTCCGGAAAGCCAGCGCAAGATCCTGATCGGTCTTGGGCTTAACAAGATGCACAAGGTCGTAGAGCGTCAGGATACCCCTGAAGTTCGCGGCGCGATCGCCAAGATCCCGCATCTGGTTGAAGTGGTCGACTAAACCAATCACGTGACCCTGCTTCGGCGGGGGTCACTTTTTTAGCGCGAACCCCGGATCGGGGCATAGAAAGCGAAAGCGAGTGCAACAATGAAACTCAACGACATCCGTGACAACGAAGGCGCCCGCAAGGGCCGCATGCGTGTTGGCCGTGGCATCGGCTCTGGCAAAGGCAAGACCTCTGGTCGTGGCCAAAAGGGTCAGAAGAGCCGTTCTGGCGTAGCGATCAAGGGCTTTGAAGGCGGCCAGATGCCGCTGCACATGCGTTTGCCAAAGCGCGGGTTCAACAACCCGTTTGGCAAGGACTTTGCTGAAGTGAATATCGGCATGGTTCAGAAGTTCATCGACGCGAAGAAGCTCGACGGCAAAAAAGACATTACTGAAGAAGCGCTTCGTGCTGCTGGCCTCGTGCGTGGTGGCAAGGACGGTGTTCGTCTGCTCGGCAAAGGCGAGATCAAGGCCAAGGCGAAATTCATCGTTGCTGGTGCCACCAAAGGTGCGATTGCAGCGGTTGAAAAGGCTGGTGGCAGCGTCGAAGTGATCGCTGCGGCTCAGCCCGAGCACGAGAAAAAGGCTGCCCGCCACGAAGCCAACAAGGCGGCGAAGGCCAAGTAATCAAATAAATTGGGGCGCGGGGGTTCGACATTGGGCCATCCGCTCCCTATCTAACCGTTCTGAGCTATCTGAGCCGGACACGGGCCGGCGCAAGACCAGGATTGATCTGATACAATGGCATCACGCGCCGACAGCATTGCGAGCAATCTAAACCTCGCCAATTTCTCCAAAGCCACCGAGTTGCGTCAGCGCATCTGGTTCACGCTCGGCGCGCTCATCGTGTTCCGCTTTTTGAGCTTCGTGCCGCTGCCGGGTATCAACCCGTTGGCGCTGTCACAGCTTGCAGAGCAGACCCAGGGCGGCATTCTGGACATGTTCAACATGTTCACAGGCGGCAGCCTGGAGCGGATGAGCCTGATCGCGCTTGGAGTCATGCCTTACATTACCGCTTCGATTGTGGTGCAGATGGCATCTGCGCTCCACCCGACGCTCGCAGCCCTCAAGAAAGAGGGTACGACTGGTCGCCAGAAGCTGAACCAATACACGCGCTATGGCACAGTGTTCCTGTGTTCGATCCAGGGCTGGTTCCTGGCTGCGGGCCTGGAAAGCTTTGCTAACTCTGCTGGTCTGCAGGCTGTGGTCGATCCGGGCTATATGTTCCGTGTTGGCGCTGTGATCAGCCTTGTCGGCGGCACGATGTTCCTGCTGTGGCTGGGTGAACAGATCACCAGTCGCGGTATCGGCAATGGCGTTTCGCTGATCATTATGGCTGGCATCGTGGCGCAGTTCCCGATGTTTACCTCGAACCTGTTCGAAGGCGGCCGCACCGGTTCCATTGCACCAGGCGTCATCATCGGCTTTATCGTGATGGTCGTTGTGCTTATCCTCATGATCAGCTTCGTTGAGCGCGCACAGCGCCGCCTGCTGATCCAGTATCCGAAACGTGCGACGCAGCGCGGCATGATGCAAGCGGACAGCTCTCACTTGCCGCTCAAGCTCAACACAGCCGGCGTTATCCCGCCGATTTTCGCTAGCTCGCTGCTCTTGCTGCCGCTGACGATTACTCAGTTCGCGGGCAATTCGCTTGACCCTACAAGCACCGGTGGCCAGACAATCCAGTCGATCGTGCAGTATCTGCAGCATGGCCAGCCGCTCTACATGACGCTCTATGCTATTCTGATCATGTTCTTCGCGTTCTTCTACACAGCGGTTGTGTTCAACCCGGAAGAGACGGCAGACAATCTGAAGAAAAACGGCGGCTTCATTCCGGGTATCCGCCCGGGCAAACGCACCGCGGATTATCTCGACTATGTGCTGACCCGTATCACTGTGGTGGGCGCAATCTATCTCACCGCGGTCTGTGTGGTTCCGGAATATATGATCGCGCAGACAGGCATTCCGCTGTTCCTTGGCGGCACCAGTCTGTTGATTGTGGTCAATGTGACAGTGGATACGATCAGCCAGGTGCAATCCCACCTGTTGGCACACCAGTATGGTGATCTTATCAAGAAGGCCAAGTTGAAGGGCCGTAAGCGCTAAGCTTTTCATTCGGGGGTAGGCGACCAGTGAACATTATTCTTCTTGGCCCTCCGGGCGCTGGTAAAGGCACCCAAAGCGGCCGCCTTGTCGCCAATCGCGGGATGAAGCAGCTCTCCACCGGAGATATGCTGCGCGAAGCGGTCAAGGCGCAGACCCCGGTGGGCATCAAGGCCAAGGCGGTTATGGATGCAGGCGAGCTGGTCTCGGACGAGATCGTCTCTGACCTGATCGATGCCGAATTGGCTGAGCTGGACGATGCAACCGGCGCAATCTTTGACGGATATCCGCGCACTGAAGCGCAGGCGGAAAGCCTGGATGAGCTGCTGACCAAGCATGGCCGCACGCTGGACTATGTGATCGAGCTCGAGGTCGATGTGGATGCTCTGGTAGAGCGTATCACGGGCCGTTTCAGCTGCGCCAATTGCGGCGCGCTGTATCACGACACAGCAAATCCACCCTCGAAAGAAGGCGTGTGCGACACTTGCGGTTCCACCGAGTTCAAGCGCCGACCGGATGACAATGAGGAAACCGTGCGTACGCGGATGCAGGAATATCGGGCCAAGACCGCGCCGATCCTGCCCGGCTATGAAGCGCGCGGCATTGTGCGGCGGGTTGATGGCATGGCGTCCATCGACGAATTAACTGCAAAGATCGACGCGATCCTTGGCTAAAGCCCCGCGCGGCGAATAGTCCTTTCCCTTGAGGCCGTGGTTGCTTAGACCAAAGTCCAAGAGGAGAGGGCCACCATGAGATTCCTGACTGTTTTCGCCGGTGCGGCATGGCTTGCAGTGTCTGGCGCTGCGCAAGCGGAAGTTGTCGCGAGCAGCGACGACGGATTTGTCACGCGAGACAGTGCGGTGGTTGATGCCACCCCGATGGAAGTCTGGCTCGCCCTGATCTCTCCAGGCAAATGGTGGAACGATGCGCATACCTGGTCGGGCGATGCAGCGAATATGACGCTCAAGCCGCAAGCGGGCGGGTGCTTTTGCGAACGGATTCCTGAAGATGTCGATGCAGACCGTGTGACGCTGGAAGGCAGCGTCGAGCATATGCGCGTGGTACAGGCCTTTCCCGAAAGGGCGCTGCGCATGCGCGGCGGACTGGGCCCGCTCCAGAGCGAGCCGGCTGGCGGCGTTTTGACGGTAGTGATCAGCGAGGCCGAGAATGGCACGCAGATCGTCTGGGAATACATCGTGGGCGGTTTCATGCGCTATGAAGTGCCGGTGATCTCGATCGCGGTGGACGGTGTCATGACGCAGCAGCTGAATGGTCTCGCCGATTTGCTGGGCCGTCTTGATGTGCCGGACGCTCCGTCGGAAGATGTCGAACCTGAAGCTGAAGGGGCTCCGGTTGAAGAATCCGCCCCTGAAGTTGACGGCGGGGAGCCCCGTCCGTCGGTCGATGAAGCCTTCAGCGATCTCAGCGACAACTAGTTTTCACCAAGCTAGCGGATTGCCGATTTTGGATATCGGGTGCTAGCTGGTATGAGGTTGAAATTTAGCGATGAGGGCCCATATAAGGCTGCGTTGTCGTTTGCGCGTGCTTGCCTGTTGACGACTCAACAGAATCACATTAAGCGCGCTCATCATTCGACATGTTCGAAATAAGTCCGGCAGGCGGCAGACGAATGCGCCCCTATCGGGCTTTTTGCCGTTTAAGCGTCAGCCTGCTCGGGTTTGCGCATGTCGATTTGTAGCGATGAGATAGGGAGGCGGACTGTTCTGTCTTGGCCCTGTGGAGCATGGAGAAGTAAGTGGCTCGTATTGCCGGGGTGAACATCCCCACAAACAAGCGCGTGATTATCGCGCTGACATATATTCACGGAATTGGCCGCACAACGGCCGTCCAGATTACTGACAAGCTGGGCATCGATCACACCAAACGTGTGCAGGATCTTTCTGATGAAGAAGTACTGCGTATTCGTGAGACGATCGACGCTGATTACACCGTGGAAGGCGACCTACGTCGCAATACCGCGATGAACATCAAGCGCCTGATGGACCTGCGTTCATATCGCGGTCTTCGTCACCGTAACCAGCTGCCCGTTCGCGGCCAGCGTACCCACACCAACGCCCGCACTCGCAAGGGTAAGGCGAAGCCGATAGCCGGCAAGAAGAAGTAAGCGGATCGCGGTCTTCGGACCCGAGATGCTTTTCCCTTCTTTGGACGAATAAAGAGGAATACGAACCATGGCACGCGAACCCGTCAAAATCAGGCGCCGTGACAAAAAGAATATCAGCAGCGGCGTTGCGCATATCAACGCCAGCTTCAACAACACCATGATCACCATCACCGACGCACAGGGCAATGCTATCAGCTGGTCCAGCGCAGGCATGATGGGCTTCAAGGGTAGCCGTAAGTCGACACCATATGCTGCACAGGTTGCTGCGGACGATGCCGGCAAGAAAGCTGCCGAGCACGGTGTGCGTACGTTGGAAGTCGAAGTGAAGGGCCCGGGCTCGGGTCGTGAGAGCGCGCTGCGCGGTCTCGCCGCTGTCGGTTTCAACATCACATCGATCAGGGACGTGACGCCGATCCCGCACAATGGTGTGCGGCCGTCGAAGCGTCGCCGCGTCTGATCCGTTGCTGATTGGCGGCTTTCGGGCCGCCCAAACAGAGTTTCGGACCGGACGCGCTCTAACCAGCGCTCCGGTCCAGTCCGCATTTGAAAACGCTGCTTAGCGAATTAGGGGAAATCCATGTCCGTCAATATGAAGAACTGGCAGGAACTTAAGAAGCCCAACACTCTCGAGATCAAAGAAGGCGGAGACAAAGGTCGCAAGGCGACTTTCGTTGCAGAACCGCTGGAGCGTGGTTTCGGTCTTACACTCGGTAACGCGCTGCGTCGCGTCCTTCTGAGCTCGCTTCAAGGTGCCGCGATCACATCGATCAAGATCGAGAACGTTCTGCACGAGTTCAGCTCGCTTGCGGGTGTTCGCGAAGACGTGACCGACATCGTTCTGAACGTGAAGCAGATCGCATTGAAGATGGAAGGCGAAGGCGCCAAGCGTCTGCAACTTTCTGCAACCGGCCCGGCTGAAGTGAAAGCCGGCGATATCGCTGTTTCCGGCGACATTGAAGTCATGAACAAAGATCTAGTGATCTGTCACCTGGACGAAGGCGCAACGCTCAACATGGAGCTGACCGCTGACGTAGGTAAGGGCTATTCGCCCGCAATTGCCAATCGCCCGGCAGATGCGCCGATCGGCCTGATCCCGGTCGACAGCCTGTATTCACCGGTTCGCCAGGTGAGCTACAAGGTTGAGAACGCACGTGTTGGCCAAGAGCTGGACTATGACAAGCTCAGCCTCACCATCGAAACCGACGGCACAGTCACCCCTGAAGATGCGATCGCTTACGCGGCGCGCATCCTGCAGGATCAGCTGACGCTGTTCGTACACTTCGAAGACGGCATTCCGCAGCCACAGGCCGCAATGATCG is a window of Altererythrobacter rubellus DNA encoding:
- the rplP gene encoding 50S ribosomal protein L16, yielding MLQPKKSKYRKAFKGRIKGDAKGGTTLNFGSYGLKALEPERITARQIEAARRAITRAMKRQGRLWIRVFPDVPVSKKPAEVRQGKGKGSVEYWAARVKPGRILFELDGVPGPLAALAFERAAMKLPIKTKVVARLGDTSHLGGDK
- the rpmC gene encoding 50S ribosomal protein L29 — its product is MSKVEDLRTKTDDQLSAELTELKREQFNLRFQAATNQLERPARVREVRRSIAQIKTLQNERAAAAVKA
- the rpsQ gene encoding 30S ribosomal protein S17, whose protein sequence is MPKRILIGSVTSDKTDKTVTVLVERKVKHPLYGKIIRRSKKYHAHDENNEYAIGDVVRIEETKPISKTKTWTVKDRVVAGGTQAVEADLEVEAAGN
- the rplN gene encoding 50S ribosomal protein L14 encodes the protein MIQMQSNLDVADNSGAKRVQCIKVLGGSKRRTASVGDVIVVSVKEAQPRAKVKKGDVHRAVIVRTKKEVRRKDGSVIRFDSNAAVLVNKSEEPIGTRIFGPVVRELRGRGFMKIISLAPEVL
- the rplX gene encoding 50S ribosomal protein L24, with product MGAAKIKKGDSVVVLSGKDKGKTGTVTQVMPKEGKVVVEGMNVATRHRKPSQANPQGGIERREAPMHISKVAVADPKDGKPTRVRFDVKKDGSKVRVAVKSGETIDG
- the rplE gene encoding 50S ribosomal protein L5, which encodes MADYTPRLKQKFEDQIVKAMTEKFGYRNRLEVPKLEKVTLNMGVGEASQDKKKVTIAAEEMALIAGQKPVITKAKKSIAQFKLREGMPIGCKVTLRRDRMYEFMDRLVTVAMPRIRDFRGLNPKSFDGRGNYAMGLKEQIVFPEISYDQIEKVRGMDIIVTTTAKTDDEARELLKLFGFPFPAEASDEDKEAA
- the rpsN gene encoding 30S ribosomal protein S14, yielding MAKLSSINKNEKRKKLVQKYANKYAKLKAIAADESLDESERLIARLKMAEIPRNANPTRVRNRCATTGRPRGYYRKFGINRIELRQLGNRGMIPGLTKSSW
- the rpsH gene encoding 30S ribosomal protein S8, with the translated sequence MAMTDPLGDMLTRIRNGQQAKKDSVLSPASKLRANVLEVLQREGYIRGYSEDASGKHPALRIELKYFEGEPAIKHVARVSKPGRRVYSGSKELPTVRNGLGITIVSTPRGVLSDSEARNENVGGEVLAEVF
- the rplF gene encoding 50S ribosomal protein L6; amino-acid sequence: MSRIGKKAVAIPSGVTATIENGTMTVKGPKGTLSMGLSDLIDYKVEGEEIQVNPANDTKQARSFWGMHRTLVSNLVEGVTDGFTKTLEISGVGYRAQAQGNKLKLQLGFSHDVDIDVPEGIDVKTPDQTTVIVSGMDKQAVGQLAAEIRRWRKPEPYKGKGIKYQGEYVFRKEGKKK
- the rplR gene encoding 50S ribosomal protein L18, whose translation is MAKLSLFERRRRRVRTALRSRAGGKPRLSVHRTGKHIYAQIIDDADGKTLAAASTLGAKASGANVDAATKVGKDIAAAAKKAGVTTVVFDRGGFLFHGRVKALADAAREGGLEF
- the rpsE gene encoding 30S ribosomal protein S5, with the translated sequence MMADEKKTPEAESEAPKVEETAAAEETKVEAATEEAAPAEEAAPAEEAAPVADDQRQGRGRGRGGNRDGGNRGRGGRDNRRGGRREEEDDGIIEKLVHINRVSKTVKGGKRFGFAALVVVGDGSGRVGFGHGKAREVPEAISKASAAARKKMVRVPLKEGRTLHHDGKGRFGAGKVTVRTAPPGTGIIAGGPMRAVFESLGVADVVTKSVGTSNPYNMIRATFDALTNQSSPKSVAQRRGKKVADLLGRGGATEAEAEADAAAVVE
- the rpmD gene encoding 50S ribosomal protein L30, which codes for MAAKKTVKIKQIGSPIRRPESQRKILIGLGLNKMHKVVERQDTPEVRGAIAKIPHLVEVVD
- the rplO gene encoding 50S ribosomal protein L15, whose protein sequence is MKLNDIRDNEGARKGRMRVGRGIGSGKGKTSGRGQKGQKSRSGVAIKGFEGGQMPLHMRLPKRGFNNPFGKDFAEVNIGMVQKFIDAKKLDGKKDITEEALRAAGLVRGGKDGVRLLGKGEIKAKAKFIVAGATKGAIAAVEKAGGSVEVIAAAQPEHEKKAARHEANKAAKAK
- the secY gene encoding preprotein translocase subunit SecY; protein product: MASRADSIASNLNLANFSKATELRQRIWFTLGALIVFRFLSFVPLPGINPLALSQLAEQTQGGILDMFNMFTGGSLERMSLIALGVMPYITASIVVQMASALHPTLAALKKEGTTGRQKLNQYTRYGTVFLCSIQGWFLAAGLESFANSAGLQAVVDPGYMFRVGAVISLVGGTMFLLWLGEQITSRGIGNGVSLIIMAGIVAQFPMFTSNLFEGGRTGSIAPGVIIGFIVMVVVLILMISFVERAQRRLLIQYPKRATQRGMMQADSSHLPLKLNTAGVIPPIFASSLLLLPLTITQFAGNSLDPTSTGGQTIQSIVQYLQHGQPLYMTLYAILIMFFAFFYTAVVFNPEETADNLKKNGGFIPGIRPGKRTADYLDYVLTRITVVGAIYLTAVCVVPEYMIAQTGIPLFLGGTSLLIVVNVTVDTISQVQSHLLAHQYGDLIKKAKLKGRKR
- a CDS encoding adenylate kinase; protein product: MNIILLGPPGAGKGTQSGRLVANRGMKQLSTGDMLREAVKAQTPVGIKAKAVMDAGELVSDEIVSDLIDAELAELDDATGAIFDGYPRTEAQAESLDELLTKHGRTLDYVIELEVDVDALVERITGRFSCANCGALYHDTANPPSKEGVCDTCGSTEFKRRPDDNEETVRTRMQEYRAKTAPILPGYEARGIVRRVDGMASIDELTAKIDAILG
- a CDS encoding SRPBCC family protein: MRFLTVFAGAAWLAVSGAAQAEVVASSDDGFVTRDSAVVDATPMEVWLALISPGKWWNDAHTWSGDAANMTLKPQAGGCFCERIPEDVDADRVTLEGSVEHMRVVQAFPERALRMRGGLGPLQSEPAGGVLTVVISEAENGTQIVWEYIVGGFMRYEVPVISIAVDGVMTQQLNGLADLLGRLDVPDAPSEDVEPEAEGAPVEESAPEVDGGEPRPSVDEAFSDLSDN
- the rpsM gene encoding 30S ribosomal protein S13, coding for MARIAGVNIPTNKRVIIALTYIHGIGRTTAVQITDKLGIDHTKRVQDLSDEEVLRIRETIDADYTVEGDLRRNTAMNIKRLMDLRSYRGLRHRNQLPVRGQRTHTNARTRKGKAKPIAGKKK
- the rpsK gene encoding 30S ribosomal protein S11 encodes the protein MAREPVKIRRRDKKNISSGVAHINASFNNTMITITDAQGNAISWSSAGMMGFKGSRKSTPYAAQVAADDAGKKAAEHGVRTLEVEVKGPGSGRESALRGLAAVGFNITSIRDVTPIPHNGVRPSKRRRV
- a CDS encoding DNA-directed RNA polymerase subunit alpha, with the protein product MSVNMKNWQELKKPNTLEIKEGGDKGRKATFVAEPLERGFGLTLGNALRRVLLSSLQGAAITSIKIENVLHEFSSLAGVREDVTDIVLNVKQIALKMEGEGAKRLQLSATGPAEVKAGDIAVSGDIEVMNKDLVICHLDEGATLNMELTADVGKGYSPAIANRPADAPIGLIPVDSLYSPVRQVSYKVENARVGQELDYDKLSLTIETDGTVTPEDAIAYAARILQDQLTLFVHFEDGIPQPQAAMIGQAATPQEDDANQLNRYLLKKVDELELSVRSANCLKNDNIIYIGDLVQKTEAEMLRTPNFGRKSLNEIKEVLSSMGLRLGMDIPGWPPENIEEMAKKLEQELLG